A single Filimonas effusa DNA region contains:
- a CDS encoding AlbA family DNA-binding domain-containing protein → MPEHQCIEYKQSWHEDYLKWIVGFANSQGGIIFIGKDDHGTVTGVSDYKKLMEDLPNKIRDVLGIIVEVNLHKEQGLHYLEIVTPAYAVPISLRGAYYTRSGSTKQELKGNSLLEFLLRKTGKTWDDVIEPSATINDIDDNSVNIYLKAARKSGRLPEIEDDITLPALLEKLRLSEEGKIKRAAVILFGKDPTRFYANMMVKIGRFGFSDDDLRFQETVEGNLLSIFQEVPEILNRKFFTKAVSFEGLLRIEKGEYPVAALREILLNALVHRDYMGSNVQIRMYDNKFNCWNEGMLPQGYHWNL, encoded by the coding sequence ATGCCTGAGCATCAATGCATAGAGTATAAGCAAAGCTGGCACGAAGACTATCTGAAATGGATAGTTGGATTTGCTAATAGCCAAGGTGGTATTATTTTTATTGGCAAAGATGACCACGGCACTGTTACAGGCGTATCGGACTACAAGAAGCTGATGGAAGACCTGCCAAACAAAATAAGGGATGTGCTAGGTATTATTGTGGAAGTGAATCTTCATAAAGAGCAAGGCTTGCACTACCTAGAAATAGTGACACCCGCTTATGCCGTTCCTATTTCTCTGCGAGGTGCATACTATACGCGCAGTGGCAGCACTAAGCAGGAGCTAAAGGGAAATTCTTTACTAGAATTCTTGTTACGGAAAACAGGTAAAACCTGGGATGATGTAATAGAGCCCTCGGCAACAATAAACGATATTGACGATAACTCAGTAAACATTTATCTGAAGGCAGCCAGGAAAAGCGGCCGCTTGCCGGAAATAGAGGATGATATAACACTACCCGCACTATTGGAAAAATTGCGATTGTCGGAAGAAGGAAAGATTAAACGCGCGGCAGTAATATTGTTTGGAAAAGACCCAACTAGGTTTTATGCCAATATGATGGTAAAAATAGGCAGATTTGGCTTCTCAGATGACGATTTAAGATTCCAGGAAACAGTTGAAGGAAATCTGCTTAGTATTTTCCAAGAGGTACCAGAAATATTAAATAGGAAGTTTTTCACTAAAGCAGTCAGCTTTGAAGGCTTATTGAGAATTGAGAAGGGTGAATATCCAGTGGCGGCATTACGTGAGATATTGCTGAACGCTCTTGTTCATCGAGATTATATGGGTAGCAATGTTCAGATAAGAATGTATGACAATAAGTTCAATTGCTGGAATGAGGGAATGCTACCGCAAGGTTATCATTGGAATCTTTAA
- a CDS encoding glycosyltransferase family 2 protein produces the protein MHIYKDVTLLITHYNRPHSLERLLRSLQQAGIGFEEIIVSDDASDEQHFPLLQALQLQYKFTIIPGQVNKGLGHNLNKGQAAVKTSLVLYIQEDFEFTSLFIQDLPDAISIMNRDAQLDLVRFFAHARYPYLRPYSTAYEEMYMPLFATDYHKIYAYSDTPHLRRADFSSKFGPYKEGINADRTEYWMCVSFIRNKGRCVISRHYAGLFLHHNTPDEPSTIRRPGRQFSNNFFVRTARYWYRQIRYNFDLLS, from the coding sequence ATGCATATTTACAAAGACGTTACCTTACTTATTACGCATTATAACAGGCCCCATTCACTGGAAAGACTCTTACGTTCGTTACAGCAGGCGGGTATTGGTTTTGAAGAAATCATCGTATCCGATGACGCCAGCGACGAACAGCATTTCCCCCTGTTGCAGGCGTTGCAATTGCAGTACAAGTTTACAATAATACCCGGCCAGGTAAACAAAGGGCTTGGTCATAACCTGAACAAAGGACAAGCAGCGGTAAAAACGTCGCTGGTATTGTATATACAGGAGGATTTTGAATTCACCTCTCTCTTTATACAGGATTTACCTGATGCCATCAGCATCATGAACAGGGATGCCCAACTGGACCTTGTCCGTTTTTTTGCGCATGCACGTTATCCTTACCTGCGGCCTTATTCTACGGCGTATGAGGAAATGTATATGCCCTTGTTTGCTACCGATTATCATAAGATATATGCTTACAGCGATACGCCTCATTTGAGAAGAGCAGATTTCAGCAGTAAGTTCGGTCCTTATAAGGAAGGTATCAATGCCGACCGTACAGAGTATTGGATGTGTGTTTCTTTTATCAGGAACAAAGGGCGTTGTGTTATCAGCAGGCACTATGCGGGCTTATTCCTGCATCATAATACGCCTGATGAGCCGAGTACGATCCGGCGGCCGGGAAGGCAGTTCAGCAACAATTTTTTTGTGCGAACTGCGCGATACTGGTACCGCCAGATACGATACAACTTCGATCTTCTCTCTTGA
- a CDS encoding polysaccharide deacetylase family protein, translating into MYHSVNPTQEEAGYLHVPLRVFEAQLQWLSLQAYTTITIADLLREPASTFHSQASKKLVITFDDGYVSLYRLATPLLRKYGFTATLFVTTAAVGAESYRVLPHFSTTLPSGDRPLNWQELKEMEEDCWDIQPHGHEHLTHNMIADAALQTEIAESKRLVELHLQKQALYYAFPYGRYNHRCLQLLDQLGFRAAFTVQPGLTGNTKPFQIPRIEINRFDTIALFQRKVTTGYRSQGQHISSFFTSFIFRNPRLKDWLKQVRDRFLP; encoded by the coding sequence ATGTATCACTCGGTTAATCCCACCCAGGAAGAGGCGGGTTATCTGCATGTGCCGCTACGTGTTTTTGAAGCCCAGCTTCAATGGTTGTCGTTGCAAGCCTATACAACCATTACTATCGCCGATCTGCTCCGGGAACCGGCTTCCACGTTTCATTCGCAGGCATCCAAAAAGCTGGTCATCACTTTCGATGATGGTTATGTATCCCTTTACCGGCTGGCCACTCCCCTGCTGCGTAAATATGGCTTCACCGCTACACTTTTCGTTACAACGGCAGCGGTAGGTGCAGAGAGCTACCGGGTGCTGCCCCATTTTTCAACTACACTTCCTTCCGGCGACAGGCCACTGAACTGGCAGGAATTAAAGGAAATGGAAGAGGACTGCTGGGATATTCAGCCGCACGGGCATGAGCATTTAACGCATAACATGATTGCAGACGCAGCCCTGCAAACAGAAATAGCAGAAAGCAAACGGCTGGTAGAGCTGCACCTGCAGAAGCAAGCCCTGTATTATGCTTTTCCTTATGGCAGGTACAATCATCGCTGCCTGCAGCTACTGGACCAACTGGGCTTTCGCGCGGCTTTTACGGTACAGCCGGGATTAACCGGCAACACGAAGCCCTTCCAGATACCACGCATTGAAATCAACAGGTTTGATACGATTGCTTTATTTCAACGTAAAGTAACAACAGGCTATCGTAGCCAGGGTCAGCATATCAGTTCATTTTTCACCTCATTCATTTTCAGGAATCCCCGCCTAAAAGACTGGCTCAAGCAAGTCCGGGACAGATTCCTGCCTTAA
- the rfbD gene encoding dTDP-4-dehydrorhamnose reductase has protein sequence MKHTILVSGGYGQLGFELERLAPALSAFEFIFTDRDTLDITDPGAVAKAFEQHKPAFFINCAAYTAVDKAETDRELALAINATAVGIIATSCQKHNTKLIHISTDYVFNGKGTSPYQPDDAAEPLNYYGETKYQGEQLAMKHNPDTVIIRTAWVYSEHGNNFVKTMLRLMGERQELNVVNDQVGSPTYAKDLAAAILHIVNAVHTGEKTFQPGYYHYSNTGVISWFDFATAIKEIGQKSCEVKGIPSSAYPTPAARPGYSVMDTHKIQQVYGVALVPWRPSLETCIHRLQSN, from the coding sequence ATGAAACATACTATTCTCGTTTCAGGTGGATATGGCCAACTGGGCTTTGAACTCGAACGCCTTGCTCCCGCATTGTCTGCCTTCGAATTCATTTTTACCGACAGGGACACGCTCGATATTACCGATCCCGGTGCCGTGGCAAAAGCTTTTGAACAACACAAGCCTGCCTTCTTTATCAACTGTGCCGCCTATACTGCCGTTGATAAAGCCGAAACAGATCGTGAGCTGGCGCTGGCTATCAACGCTACCGCTGTTGGCATCATCGCCACAAGCTGTCAAAAGCACAACACGAAGCTGATTCATATTTCTACCGATTATGTTTTTAATGGCAAAGGCACCAGTCCTTACCAGCCTGATGATGCTGCCGAACCATTGAACTATTACGGGGAAACAAAATACCAGGGCGAACAACTGGCCATGAAACATAACCCCGATACGGTGATCATACGTACGGCATGGGTATATAGTGAACATGGCAACAACTTCGTGAAAACCATGTTGCGCCTCATGGGCGAACGCCAGGAACTGAATGTGGTGAACGACCAGGTGGGCAGTCCCACCTATGCGAAAGACCTGGCCGCTGCTATTCTTCATATCGTCAATGCTGTGCATACCGGGGAAAAAACATTCCAGCCGGGGTATTATCATTATTCCAATACCGGTGTTATTTCCTGGTTCGATTTTGCTACCGCCATCAAAGAAATAGGGCAGAAGTCATGTGAAGTGAAAGGTATTCCTTCATCAGCCTACCCTACGCCTGCAGCCCGTCCCGGTTACTCGGTGATGGATACGCACAAAATACAGCAGGTGTATGGCGTGGCCCTCGTACCCTGGCGCCCCAGCCTCGAAACATGTATCCACAGGCTGCAATCGAATTAA
- a CDS encoding ATP-binding protein, with the protein MESLKRLHPSRPRNALIAEVCFKGGYIDAWGRGTLKIMQSCKEAGLPEPEIIEQDGGILVTLFKDRFNEAELKKLGLNERQVNSLLYMAEGNQLTNAKYQELNNVGKSAATEDLQNLVLTGLIKQIGTKGRGSKYVLK; encoded by the coding sequence TTGGAATCTTTAAAGAGGCTGCACCCCTCTCGCCCTCGCAACGCCTTAATAGCCGAAGTATGTTTTAAAGGTGGTTACATTGACGCATGGGGTCGCGGTACGCTTAAAATAATGCAATCCTGTAAGGAGGCGGGCTTACCAGAGCCAGAGATTATTGAGCAGGACGGCGGTATTTTAGTAACGCTGTTTAAAGATCGTTTTAATGAAGCAGAATTGAAAAAACTGGGGTTGAATGAACGACAGGTAAACTCCTTGTTGTATATGGCGGAAGGAAACCAGTTAACGAATGCTAAATATCAGGAGCTAAATAATGTAGGTAAATCTGCCGCAACAGAGGATTTGCAAAATCTTGTTTTAACCGGGCTAATAAAGCAGATTGGTACAAAAGGCCGAGGTAGTAAGTATGTTCTAAAATAA